Genomic DNA from Salinibacter pepae:
ACGTTGCGTTTGCGGCCCCGTATCCCGGCAAGATCATTCCCGTCCAGCTCAACGACTTTGGCGGCGAGTTCCTGTGCCAGAAAGACGCGTTCCTCTGCGCCAACGCCAACGTCGAGATCGAAGTGGCCTTCACCAAGCGCATGGGCGCGGGCCTCTTCGGCGGCGAGGGGTTCATCCTGCAGCGCCTCACGGGGCAAGGCTGGACCTTTATCCACGCCGGGGGCACCGTCGTCGAGCGCACGCTCGAGGCCGGCGAGACGTTGCGGATCGACACCGGCTGTCTCGCGGCGTTTTCCAGCAGCGTCGACTACGACATCGAGTTCATCGGCGGCTTCAAGAACGCGCTCTTTGGCGGCGAGGGCCTCTTCCTGACCACGCTCACCGGGCCCGGCACCGTGTATCTGCAGAGCCTTCCGTTCTCTCGCCTTGCCGACCGCATCGTGGCCGGCGAGCTTGCCAATCGGGGAGAGAGTGAGGGCCCGGGCGGGACGGGCATCCTCGGCGACCTCATTTCCGGCAGCTAGCCCCCTGTTTCCATGCAGGCCTCGGGGCCCCGAGCGGCCTCGCCTCCCCCCGGTCGAAGGGGCCCTCCTGCGAGGGAACGTCGACATGCCAGGTTCTGAGGCGTGCGGGGACTGGAAGAAAGAGCATGTTTGAAATATGTGTGCTGGTTTGTATTGTGGTGGGGCATCGACGCCATGCCCCGCTCAGCAGACCCCACCGCGCCCATGTCGCTTTTGTGCAGTGCCGATGACCCGCCCCCCTCCTCTGTCCAGTCCGACGTCGTCGTGACGGCCGCGCGTCCGGCCCGTCACACGCCGCGCCTACGCCAGCCCTTTTTCCTGACCCGGGTCGAGGCCGGCTTCCCGTCGCCCGCCTCCGACTACGTGGAAACCGAGCTGGACCTGGCCGAGCACCTGATTGAGCACGAGGCCGCGACCTACTACCTCCGGGTGTCGGGGACGTCCATGACACGGGCGGGCATTCACGACGGGGACATCCTGGTGGTCGACCGGGCCGTGGAGCCCGCGGACGGAGACGTCGTGGTGGCCGCGCTCGACGCCGAGCTGACCGTCAAGCGGCTCCGGACGCGCGACGGACGGGCCGTCCTCGTCCCCGAGAGCCAGCACCACGACCCCATTCCGGTCCGGGACGGGCAGGAGCTCGTGGTGTGGGGCGTCGTGCAACACGTGGTCCATGAAGTGTCGTGACGGCCCGCCCCACGCGTCCTCGCGTCGTCCCGTCCAGTTTGCTGCCTCCTGCCCGTGGATTCCGTCATCGCCCTCATCGACTGCCAGGCCTTCTACGTTAGCTGCGAGCGCGTCTTCGACCCCGCGCTCCGCGGCCGCCCCACCGTCGTGCTGTCCAACAACGACGGCTGCGCCATCGCCCGCTCCGCGGCGGTAAAGGCGGCGGGCGTGCCGATGGGCGCGCCGGTGTTCAAGTGGCGGGACGAGCTGGAGGCGATGGACGCGGCGGTCCTGTCGAGCAACTACGCGCTCTACGCCGACCTGAGCCGTCGCGTGGCCGCGGTGCTCGAGACGATGAGCATCGACCTGGAGCGGTACTCCATCGACGAGTGCTTCGTGACGCTGCCCGCGCTCGACCGCGACGCCCTCCGGGCGCTGGGCGAGCGCATCCGCCGTCGCGTGCGGGACTGGGTCGGGATCCCGGTGCGCGTGGCGATCGGGCCCACCAAGTCGCTCGCCAAAATCGCGGACGAGAAGGCCAAGGCCGACAAGCGGGCGGGCGACGGGACGGGGGTGTACGTGTGCCCGCCGGAGCCGGACCTCGACGTGCTGCTCTCCCGCACCGACGTGGGGGACGTGTGGGGCATTGGGCCGAGCTACGAAGAGACGCTGCGCGAGCACGGGGTCACCACGGCGGCGGAATTCCGGGCGCTGCCGGACCCGTGGCTCCGGTCGACGATGACGGTGGTGGGGCTGCGCCTCGCCCGCGAGCTGCGGGGACAGCGGTGTCTCGACCTGGACCTCGTGGGGCCCGACCGCCAATCGCTCGTCCGGTCCCGCTCGTTCGGCGCGCCCGTGGAGGCGAAGGCGGAGCTGCGGCAGGCCCTCGCCAAGCACGCGCAGCGGGCCGCCGAGAAGCTGCGGGAGGAGGACCTCGTGGCCCGAGGGATCAGTGCGTTTATCACCACCAAGACGCACGGCCCGCCGCCCCACTACGCGGACGAGGCCCAGGCCACGCTCGACGAGCACACCGCGGCGGCCTCGCCCTTCGTCCGGTCGTCCCGTCGCCTTTTGGACGTCCTCTACCGGGCGGGCCCGGCCTACCGGAAGGCCGGCGTCATGCTGTACGCGATCCGGCCCCGGCGGCCCCATCAGGGCAGCCTGTTCGGCCGCCCCCTCCAGGACGACGAGGCCCTCATGCAGGCCGTAGATCGGATCAACGGCACCATGGGGCGGGGCACCATCGGGGTCGCGGCGGCGGGCCTGCCGGGCGACCGCGACTGGACCATGACGCGCGACCACACCTCCCCCCGCTACACGACCCGGTGGGACGAGCTGCCGGTGGCGAGGGCGTGAGCATGTGGGGGCTCCTGCAGGCCGCTCCATGCACCCGACTCGCAGTGCGGAGAGTGAAGGAGGAGAAAACGAGACGGGTCGAGGAACGAGCGTACGGTGAGGGCCCGTTGCCGCCCACCGATCATGCTAGACTGAACTTCCCGCCGAGCCAACGACACCCGTGGTCAACAGCTACTACACCCTTCGCGCCCTCGCCCGCGAATGGCACGCCGACCTGGAGGGCACGACGGTTCGGGACGTCTACTCGCAGACGAAGAATGAGCTGACCGTCGCGCTGAGTGGAGCAGAGCAGGACTGGATGGTGCGCGGCTCGGTGCAGCGGCCGTTTCTGTACCTGTTTCGCCGCCCCGGCTACCACA
This window encodes:
- a CDS encoding LexA family protein; translated protein: MSLLCSADDPPPSSVQSDVVVTAARPARHTPRLRQPFFLTRVEAGFPSPASDYVETELDLAEHLIEHEAATYYLRVSGTSMTRAGIHDGDILVVDRAVEPADGDVVVAALDAELTVKRLRTRDGRAVLVPESQHHDPIPVRDGQELVVWGVVQHVVHEVS
- a CDS encoding Y-family DNA polymerase, which codes for MDSVIALIDCQAFYVSCERVFDPALRGRPTVVLSNNDGCAIARSAAVKAAGVPMGAPVFKWRDELEAMDAAVLSSNYALYADLSRRVAAVLETMSIDLERYSIDECFVTLPALDRDALRALGERIRRRVRDWVGIPVRVAIGPTKSLAKIADEKAKADKRAGDGTGVYVCPPEPDLDVLLSRTDVGDVWGIGPSYEETLREHGVTTAAEFRALPDPWLRSTMTVVGLRLARELRGQRCLDLDLVGPDRQSLVRSRSFGAPVEAKAELRQALAKHAQRAAEKLREEDLVARGISAFITTKTHGPPPHYADEAQATLDEHTAAASPFVRSSRRLLDVLYRAGPAYRKAGVMLYAIRPRRPHQGSLFGRPLQDDEALMQAVDRINGTMGRGTIGVAAAGLPGDRDWTMTRDHTSPRYTTRWDELPVARA
- a CDS encoding TIGR00266 family protein — translated: MSTIRTDGIDYDIIGDDMQLVEVELDPQEGVRAEAGTMISMDDGVRMQTDTGGGLFKGFKRMVSGESFFITTFVHEGQGKSHVAFAAPYPGKIIPVQLNDFGGEFLCQKDAFLCANANVEIEVAFTKRMGAGLFGGEGFILQRLTGQGWTFIHAGGTVVERTLEAGETLRIDTGCLAAFSSSVDYDIEFIGGFKNALFGGEGLFLTTLTGPGTVYLQSLPFSRLADRIVAGELANRGESEGPGGTGILGDLISGS